Below is a genomic region from Neisseria zoodegmatis.
GCGGATTCAACGACCTCTTGACCCAAAGCGTCCAATTGCTGCCTTTGATGCTGCAAGCTCCGCGCTTTTTTGCCGGACAAATCAAAATCGGCGATATGCACCAAACCGTGCAGGCATTCAACCGCCTGCAACGCGCCTTGTCGTTTTTCCGTAATTTTTATGAATCTTTCACCGCCTACCGCGCCCGCTTGGAGCGTTTAAGCGGTTTTCTTTCCAACTTGCAAAACGTCGACTGCGGCTCAAACGGCATTGACGTTGTTTCAGACAGGCTTGAATTGGAGAATGTTGCCGTTTACCGCACCGATGGCACGGTATTGCTCAATCATGTCGCTTTAAAAGCGGAATGCGGAGACGCTTTGCTGATTCAAGGCCCGAGCGGCTGTGGCAAGACTACATTGATGCGTGTTTTGGCCGGACTGTGGCCATTCGGCAGCAGCGGTACGGTAAGAAGGCTGCCTCATCACGAAACCCTGTTTGTACCGCAGCGCCCTTATGTGCCGCAAGGCACGCTTTACGAAGCCATATGCTATCCTGATCTCAACCCTTCGCCCGAAGAACTGCGGCTGGTATTGGCAGACTGCCGCTTGCATTATCTCGCCGGATGTTTAGACAAAGCCGACGACTGGCAGCACCGCCTTTCTCCGGGAGAGCTGCAACGTATCGCTTTCGCCCGTATTCTGCTGGCACGGCCCAAATTGATTTTGCTTGACGAAGCCACCTCCGCACTAGACGAAAGCACCGAAGCAGCACTTTACATGCTTATCCGCCAAAAGCTGCCCGACAGCATCATCGTCAGTATCGGCCACCGCAATACGCTCTGTGCATTCCATAACAAAACCATGCAGATAAGCGGATCGATGGCCGTTTGAAAAGTAAAATCTCTTGGCGGGATGCCGCAGATGCGGCAAGTACAGTATAACGGCAATGCAGTTGAATTTTTTATAAACGGTATGACTGCACTGATGATGGGAAATGAAGTTTAACCATGTGGAATACTTTAAAAAATATCGGCACCGCACACCGCAAAAAGCTGTTGCTCACGTTCAGCATCGTGGCTTTGGAAAACCTGCTGTTTCTGATTTACCCCGTGTTCGGCGGTTTTGCCGTCAACGCGGTCATGCAGGGCAAGGTATGGCAGGCGCTGACTTACGCGCTTTTGGTATTGTTGATGTGGTTGGTGGGGGCGGCACGGCGCAGCGTCGATACGCGCGTGTTTGCCCGTATTTACAGCGCAATCGCCGTGCCTGTGATTGTGAAGCAGCGCATACAGGGGCAGACGCCGTCTGAAATTGCGGCGCGGGTGGCATTGTCGCGGGAATTTGTCGATTTTTTTGAAATGCATTTACCGACGGCGGTTACTTCGCTGGTGTCTGTGTTCGGCGCGGCCATTATGCTTTTGGTACTGGAGTTTTGGGCGGGCGTGTTGAGCCTGATGATTTTGGCGGTATTTTTGCTGTTGTTGCCGGGTTTTTCGCGCGTGAGCGAAAAACTGTATTTCAAACTCAACAACCGCTTGGAGCGCGATGTGGATATGATTCAGTCTGCTCCCGAAATCATGCTGCACAGGCATTTCGGTTTGGTTGCCCGTTTACGCATTCTGATTTCCAACCGCGAAGCATTGGGCTATCTGTGTGTCGGTGCCGCGATGGCAGTATTGTTCGGCTTTACTTTCGTGTGGATTACCTTAAACGGCTACGGCAGCGCAGGACATATCTATTCGCTCACCACTTATTTGTGGATGTTTGCCATGAGTTTGGACGATGTGCCGAGGCTGGTAGAAAGCTATTCCAATCTGAAGGACATTGCCCGTCGCGTGGAAGTGGAAAGCATTCATTCCAAGCAGGCCGTCTGAATGCCTGTCTGAAAAAAGCATTTTAAAAAATAGCACGCCTGAGGTAGTTCGAGGCCGTCTGAAAATATTTCAGACGGCCTCGATGTTTTCCAAAGCTTTTCAGGCAGGCATGACAAGCCTGCAAACCGTGCGGCTTATTTAGGCCATTTTTCTTCGCCCATCACCACTTTCGCACCCAGTTCCAAATCATCCCCGCCTTTTAAGTTGGGGAAGGCTGTTTTGAGGCGGTTGACAACATCGCGGCTGTTTTTGGCCGAAGAGACGGCTTTTTCGACCTCGGCCAGATAACGCCGGTTGAATTCGATGGTTTTCACGGAAGGCGTACCGATAAAATGCCCGGGAATGACCCGGCGCGGTTTCAGCGCGGCGATGTCGTCCAAAGTGCGCGCCCATTTGCTGCGTGCCTGTTTGGTTTGCGAATCCGCCAGCCACAAATGCGTGCCTTCATACAGCGGCACGCCGCCCAACACGGTTTTGCTGCCCGAATCCCACAAGTAAGTCAGCGCGGGGTTGATGTGTTTGCCGCGGATTTCCAAACGGCTGCTGCCCACTTTCAAATAAGCCGCGTCGGTGGCTTTGGGCAGCACCAGCATTTTCGGTGCGTTGTTTTTTAAAATGGGCGACCAGTATTTGTATTTGCCGATGATGCTTTGTTCGATATGCGCCAAAGTTTCGGGCGTGGCAACGATTTCCGCTTGCGGAAAG
It encodes:
- a CDS encoding ABC transporter six-transmembrane domain-containing protein is translated as MWNTLKNIGTAHRKKLLLTFSIVALENLLFLIYPVFGGFAVNAVMQGKVWQALTYALLVLLMWLVGAARRSVDTRVFARIYSAIAVPVIVKQRIQGQTPSEIAARVALSREFVDFFEMHLPTAVTSLVSVFGAAIMLLVLEFWAGVLSLMILAVFLLLLPGFSRVSEKLYFKLNNRLERDVDMIQSAPEIMLHRHFGLVARLRILISNREALGYLCVGAAMAVLFGFTFVWITLNGYGSAGHIYSLTTYLWMFAMSLDDVPRLVESYSNLKDIARRVEVESIHSKQAV
- a CDS encoding MBL fold metallo-hydrolase; amino-acid sequence: MNKHSLAVLASALISQAALADQLTFHTFNPQESSIFPVSSVIVEGDKEVLLVDAQFQRNDAQKLVQQIKAIGKPLKTVYISHYDPDFYFGLDVVGQAFPQAEIVATPETLAHIEQSIIGKYKYWSPILKNNAPKMLVLPKATDAAYLKVGSSRLEIRGKHINPALTYLWDSGSKTVLGGVPLYEGTHLWLADSQTKQARSKWARTLDDIAALKPRRVIPGHFIGTPSVKTIEFNRRYLAEVEKAVSSAKNSRDVVNRLKTAFPNLKGGDDLELGAKVVMGEEKWPK